In one window of Aceticella autotrophica DNA:
- the bioF gene encoding 8-amino-7-oxononanoate synthase: MKYIFKKLTEAKEKGLYRGDFKYLDSCQAPRVEIDGREIILLGSNNYLGLCNDARLKEAAVQAVNQYGVGAGGSRLTTGSYVLHRKLEEKIAEFKGTESSIVFNTGYMANVGVISTLCDRKWVIFCDKYNHASIIDGCLLSRARLIRYKHCDMKDLERKIREYKGENNLIVTDGVFSMEGDLAPLSDIIKLAKEHEMLIMVDDAHGMGVLGENGSGTVSYFNANEDVDIQMGTLSKAAASVGGYVAGKKYLIDYLRNFSRSFIFSTALPPASIAVSLESIDIIRNDVNRRNYLKELTQWFKEELEFAGFHVTDTITPIIPLIVGDAGKTVEFFKNLLEDGIYVPAIRPPAVPKGSSRLRISLMATHTYNDLQYVLDKVKLHGKRLGVIEG; encoded by the coding sequence ATGAAGTACATTTTTAAAAAGCTGACGGAGGCAAAAGAAAAAGGGTTGTACCGCGGAGATTTTAAATATTTGGATTCTTGTCAGGCTCCCAGAGTTGAAATTGATGGAAGAGAAATAATTTTACTGGGCTCCAATAATTATTTGGGACTTTGTAATGATGCACGCTTAAAAGAAGCGGCGGTTCAAGCTGTGAACCAATATGGCGTAGGGGCGGGAGGGTCAAGGCTTACTACTGGTTCATATGTGTTGCACAGAAAACTCGAAGAAAAGATTGCTGAGTTTAAAGGTACAGAGTCAAGTATAGTTTTTAATACAGGCTATATGGCTAATGTTGGAGTTATTTCAACCCTATGCGACAGAAAATGGGTTATTTTTTGCGATAAATACAATCATGCCAGCATTATTGACGGCTGTCTGCTAAGCAGGGCAAGGCTTATTAGGTATAAGCACTGTGATATGAAGGATTTAGAGAGAAAAATCCGTGAATATAAAGGCGAAAACAATTTGATAGTGACTGACGGCGTATTCAGTATGGAGGGTGACTTAGCGCCGCTGTCTGACATTATAAAATTAGCCAAAGAACATGAAATGCTTATTATGGTTGATGATGCCCATGGGATGGGGGTATTGGGGGAAAATGGTTCTGGTACCGTATCATATTTTAATGCCAATGAGGATGTAGATATACAGATGGGAACATTAAGCAAGGCTGCGGCTTCCGTAGGGGGATATGTAGCAGGAAAGAAATACTTGATTGATTATTTAAGGAACTTTTCCAGGAGTTTTATTTTTTCAACCGCACTGCCTCCAGCATCTATTGCTGTTTCCTTAGAATCCATCGATATTATTAGAAATGACGTAAACAGGAGGAATTATCTTAAGGAATTGACCCAATGGTTTAAAGAAGAGCTTGAATTTGCAGGTTTTCACGTCACAGATACAATTACACCGATTATACCACTTATTGTGGGGGATGCCGGAAAAACTGTCGAATTCTTTAAAAACCTGCTTGAAGATGGAATCTATGTCCCGGCCATAAGACCTCCTGCAGTACCGAAGGGGAGCAGCCGGCTAAGGATTTCCTTGATGGCAACACATACCTATAATGATTTGCAGTATGTACTTGATAAAGTAAAATTACACGGAAAAAGATTAGGTGTTATAGAAGGATGA
- a CDS encoding aspartyl-phosphate phosphatase Spo0E family protein, whose translation MKEKYGIEIARKILNNATNMYMKKEIILKISQKIDKYIVEYYQKGEDQKDSGLK comes from the coding sequence ATGAAAGAAAAATATGGAATAGAAATAGCCAGAAAGATTCTTAATAATGCGACAAATATGTATATGAAAAAAGAAATCATCCTGAAAATAAGCCAAAAAATAGACAAATATATTGTTGAATATTATCAAAAAGGTGAAGACCAAAAGGACAGTGGACTAAAATGA
- a CDS encoding helix-turn-helix domain-containing protein: MEKNTEINNTAIGQRIREERKKLGLSREEFAEIVELSDYYVGQLERGERQMSLPVLVKISNCLHISLDYLIFGKNPYNAYYIHDSHDSYNTFDRNKNAEIDNLLNKCSPKELELIKKLIKTILPYINKN; encoded by the coding sequence GTGGAGAAAAATACAGAGATAAATAATACAGCAATTGGTCAAAGAATAAGAGAAGAAAGAAAAAAACTTGGTCTTTCGCGGGAAGAATTTGCGGAAATCGTAGAACTTTCAGACTACTATGTAGGACAGTTGGAACGTGGAGAAAGGCAAATGAGCCTGCCTGTTTTAGTTAAAATCTCTAATTGTTTGCATATATCTTTAGATTACCTGATTTTTGGGAAAAACCCTTATAATGCTTATTATATACATGATTCCCATGATTCTTATAATACTTTTGATAGAAACAAAAATGCCGAAATAGACAATTTACTAAATAAATGCTCACCAAAAGAATTAGAGCTAATCAAAAAACTTATAAAAACTATCCTTCCTTATATTAACAAAAACTGA
- the rlmH gene encoding 23S rRNA (pseudouridine(1915)-N(3))-methyltransferase RlmH, translated as MNIDIIAVGKIKERFFDEGIKEYLKRLKVYCNMRIIEVSDEKAPEKLSEKERLEVMHSEGIKIMNKIRKGSFIITLCIEGKQFDSLEFAHYLENLSISGNPSITFIIGGSLGISEDIKNLSNLKLSFSKMTFPHQLMRLVLVEQIYRVFKIMKGEPYHK; from the coding sequence ATGAACATAGATATAATTGCTGTCGGAAAAATAAAAGAAAGATTTTTTGATGAAGGTATTAAGGAGTATTTAAAGAGGCTTAAAGTCTATTGCAATATGAGGATAATAGAGGTCTCCGATGAAAAGGCACCTGAAAAATTAAGTGAAAAAGAAAGGCTTGAAGTTATGCACAGTGAAGGCATTAAAATTATGAATAAAATCAGAAAGGGGAGTTTTATAATCACACTGTGTATAGAAGGTAAGCAATTTGACTCATTAGAATTTGCGCATTATTTAGAAAATCTATCCATATCAGGGAATCCAAGTATAACTTTTATTATCGGAGGTTCTCTTGGTATATCTGAGGATATAAAAAATTTATCAAATTTAAAACTCTCCTTTTCAAAGATGACATTTCCACACCAGCTTATGAGACTTGTCCTTGTTGAACAAATATATCGTGTATTTAAGATAATGAAGGGTGAACCGTACCATAAATGA
- a CDS encoding CxxH/CxxC protein, producing the protein MYVVCEKHLEDAIEEFVDVYEQPPDIYKLDEITFTDWLVPHKCDFCDEVPKYLVV; encoded by the coding sequence ATGTATGTTGTTTGTGAAAAACACCTTGAAGATGCGATAGAGGAATTTGTGGATGTATATGAACAGCCGCCGGATATATATAAACTTGATGAAATAACATTTACTGATTGGCTGGTTCCACACAAATGTGATTTCTGTGATGAAGTGCCAAAATATCTTGTTGTCTGA
- a CDS encoding S1C family serine protease, with protein sequence MHEQNGNNLKKPSYIVIVIITAVITSLIFTYIAPKFLWGKIIPFPYIAPEAAKKEVIIPRAEPPTVAEAVAKKDTSAVVGISTIEFERKYYVLEKKVEGVGSGFIIDENGYILTNNHVANPNSKKITVYLSNGSTLSGKVLWSDSTLDLSVVKIDAKNLPTITLGNSDNNVVGQTAIAIGNPLGLRFERTVTNGIISALNRSLPIEEDGKQKIMEDLIQTDASINPGNSGGPLVDSKGDAIGINTAKVTTAEGLGFAIPINIAKPIVKKVIKTGTFKAPYIGIVGYDREIASYINADIVIAEGIYIADIDPAGPAAMAGIKKGYIILEVDGKPVNTMTALKTVIYSKNMGDKVILKYRTLTGNTGYKTVTLGK encoded by the coding sequence ATGCATGAGCAAAACGGTAACAATTTAAAAAAGCCATCATATATAGTAATTGTCATAATAACAGCGGTTATTACGTCACTAATATTTACATATATTGCTCCAAAATTTTTATGGGGCAAAATAATACCATTTCCATATATTGCTCCGGAAGCTGCTAAGAAAGAAGTAATTATTCCAAGGGCGGAACCCCCAACTGTTGCAGAGGCGGTTGCAAAAAAAGATACATCTGCGGTTGTAGGGATTTCTACAATAGAATTTGAGCGGAAGTATTATGTTCTTGAGAAAAAAGTAGAAGGGGTTGGGTCAGGATTTATAATTGATGAAAATGGATATATATTGACAAATAATCATGTTGCAAATCCAAATTCAAAAAAAATCACCGTATATTTAAGCAATGGAAGCACATTGTCGGGGAAGGTGCTATGGTCTGATTCAACATTGGATTTATCTGTTGTCAAAATTGATGCAAAAAATCTGCCGACAATAACCCTGGGCAATTCAGATAACAATGTTGTTGGACAGACAGCAATAGCTATTGGAAATCCATTAGGATTGAGGTTTGAAAGAACCGTTACAAATGGTATAATAAGTGCATTGAATAGAAGCCTTCCTATTGAAGAAGACGGCAAACAAAAGATAATGGAGGACCTTATTCAGACTGATGCATCTATAAATCCAGGTAATAGCGGAGGACCGCTTGTTGATTCAAAAGGTGATGCTATAGGAATAAATACGGCAAAGGTGACAACGGCTGAAGGGCTCGGATTTGCAATACCTATAAATATAGCAAAACCTATAGTTAAAAAGGTTATAAAGACAGGTACATTTAAAGCTCCTTATATTGGTATTGTAGGGTATGACAGAGAAATTGCCAGTTATATAAATGCTGATATAGTTATTGCAGAGGGAATTTATATAGCAGATATTGACCCGGCAGGACCTGCTGCAATGGCTGGAATTAAAAAAGGTTATATAATATTAGAGGTAGATGGAAAACCTGTTAACACAATGACAGCTCTTAAAACGGTGATATACAGTAAAAATATGGGTGATAAAGTAATTTTGAAATACAGGACATTAACCGGAAATACAGGGTATAAAACAGTAACTCTTGGGAAATAG
- a CDS encoding UDP-N-acetylglucosamine 1-carboxyvinyltransferase, giving the protein MDKFIITGGNPLKGTVPISGAKNSAVAILPAALLADSPSIIDNLPDISDIKLLSEMIEYLGGKVNRKGHEICIEANGINSFYPPPECASQMRASYYLIGALLSRFKEAAIAMPGGCNIGVRPIDQHIKGFEALGAKTLIEHGIIKIKADKLIGNHIYFDVVSVGATINLMLAACKAEGTTILENCAKEPHVVDVATFLNGMGANIKGAGTDTIKIIGVQDLHGCRHSVIPDQIEAGTYMVAAAATGGDVVVRGIIPKHLEAVMAKLIEMGVILEEGEDEIRVRTKGRLKAVDVKTLPYPGFPTDMQQLIAVLLALSEGVSIITENVYEGRFKYLDELKKMGVKAKVEGRTAVIEGVERITGAHLVATDLRAGAAMIIAGLAAQGVTEISHIEYIERGYESIEKKLRALGADIKKIK; this is encoded by the coding sequence GTGGATAAGTTTATTATTACTGGTGGAAATCCATTAAAAGGTACTGTACCTATAAGTGGGGCTAAAAATTCGGCTGTTGCAATACTTCCCGCTGCACTTTTGGCAGATTCTCCAAGCATAATTGATAATCTGCCTGATATTAGTGATATAAAATTGCTGTCAGAGATGATAGAATACCTTGGTGGAAAAGTAAATAGAAAAGGGCATGAGATATGTATAGAAGCGAATGGGATTAATTCATTTTATCCACCGCCTGAATGTGCTTCACAGATGAGAGCGTCTTATTACTTAATTGGTGCATTGCTTAGCAGATTTAAAGAGGCTGCAATAGCGATGCCTGGAGGCTGCAATATTGGAGTAAGACCTATTGACCAGCATATAAAAGGTTTTGAAGCATTAGGAGCAAAAACTTTAATAGAACATGGAATTATAAAAATAAAAGCAGATAAACTTATTGGTAATCATATATATTTTGATGTTGTAAGCGTAGGCGCAACAATTAATTTGATGCTTGCAGCATGTAAAGCGGAAGGTACCACTATTCTTGAAAATTGTGCAAAGGAGCCTCATGTGGTAGATGTAGCAACTTTTCTTAATGGAATGGGCGCTAATATTAAAGGTGCCGGCACTGACACCATAAAAATCATAGGAGTTCAAGATTTACATGGTTGCAGGCATTCGGTGATTCCTGATCAGATTGAAGCCGGTACTTACATGGTTGCAGCAGCAGCTACCGGTGGTGATGTTGTTGTAAGAGGTATAATACCAAAGCATTTAGAAGCTGTTATGGCAAAGTTGATAGAAATGGGAGTTATACTTGAGGAAGGTGAAGACGAGATTAGGGTTAGAACAAAAGGAAGGCTAAAAGCTGTTGATGTAAAGACACTGCCATATCCGGGATTTCCTACAGATATGCAGCAGCTTATTGCTGTGCTTCTTGCTCTATCTGAAGGTGTTAGTATAATAACAGAAAATGTATATGAAGGAAGATTTAAATATCTTGATGAGCTCAAAAAAATGGGAGTCAAGGCAAAGGTTGAAGGAAGAACTGCAGTAATTGAAGGTGTTGAAAGGATTACAGGTGCACATCTTGTAGCTACGGATTTAAGGGCAGGTGCTGCAATGATTATAGCAGGTCTTGCTGCACAGGGTGTTACAGAAATATCACATATCGAGTATATTGAAAGAGGATATGAATCTATCGAAAAAAAGCTAAGAGCTCTTGGAGCAGACATAAAGAAAATTAAATAA
- a CDS encoding IS1634 family transposase, giving the protein MRLKISRSKNSASLYVTKTVYIDKKERTITVEKLGTYNELLKKLNGQDPIEWAKKYIEELNNKEKEEKREVLVKYSPSKFIPKDEQRSFNGGYLFLQKIYHELALHKICNQITKKYKFDFDLDSILSRLVYSRIIFPASKLATYELSKRFIEKPNFDLHQIYRALEILAKETDFIQSSLYENSLKVSKRNTRVLYYDCTNYFFEIEEENGIKRYGPSKDHKPNPIVQMGLFMDGDGIPLAFSINKGNMNEQLTLKPLEKKIISDFEISKFIVCTDAGLASEANRKFNNKDDREFITTQSIKKLKDHLKKCVLSTDGWKLPYSKKKYDISKLDEMIDKDSTEDKTKIREKVFYKERWINENGLEQRLIVTYSIKYRDYQREIRNSQIQRAQRIIDTNPTKINKCNANDCKRFIKKTSITPDGEIAGKEIYNIDSVLIQREEAFDGFYGVCTNLEDDVSEIIKINLRRWEIEECFRIMKSEFKARPVYLSNDDRIEAHFTTCFISLIIYRLLEKRLKEEFTCHEIISALRSMEFLEVKGEGYVPIYTRTDFTDALHDAFSFRTDYQIVSTKMMKKIFKETKK; this is encoded by the coding sequence ATGAGATTAAAAATATCACGTTCAAAAAATTCAGCTTCACTTTACGTTACAAAAACTGTTTATATAGATAAAAAAGAACGCACAATAACTGTTGAAAAGCTTGGCACTTACAATGAACTTCTTAAAAAATTAAACGGACAAGATCCCATTGAATGGGCAAAAAAGTATATTGAAGAGCTTAACAATAAAGAGAAGGAAGAAAAACGGGAAGTACTTGTTAAGTATTCTCCTTCAAAATTTATTCCTAAAGATGAACAGCGTTCCTTCAACGGTGGTTATCTATTCCTTCAAAAAATATATCATGAACTTGCATTACATAAAATTTGCAATCAGATTACCAAAAAGTATAAATTTGATTTTGACTTAGATTCAATCTTATCAAGGCTTGTTTACAGCAGAATTATTTTCCCTGCTTCTAAACTTGCGACCTATGAACTTTCTAAAAGGTTTATTGAAAAACCGAATTTTGATTTGCATCAAATATACAGAGCTCTTGAAATTCTCGCTAAGGAGACAGATTTTATTCAGTCCTCATTATATGAAAACAGCTTGAAAGTTTCCAAAAGAAATACACGCGTTCTCTATTATGATTGCACCAATTACTTTTTTGAAATAGAAGAGGAAAATGGCATCAAACGGTATGGTCCATCTAAAGACCACAAGCCTAATCCAATTGTTCAAATGGGATTATTTATGGATGGAGACGGAATCCCTTTAGCTTTTAGTATTAACAAAGGGAATATGAATGAACAGCTGACTTTAAAACCTTTAGAAAAGAAAATTATTTCTGACTTTGAGATTTCTAAATTTATCGTATGCACAGATGCAGGTCTTGCATCTGAAGCTAATAGAAAGTTTAATAACAAGGATGACCGTGAATTCATTACTACACAATCTATCAAAAAATTAAAAGATCATCTTAAGAAGTGTGTTCTTTCTACAGATGGATGGAAACTTCCTTACAGCAAAAAAAAGTATGACATTTCTAAACTTGATGAAATGATAGATAAAGATAGTACTGAAGATAAAACAAAAATACGTGAAAAAGTCTTTTACAAAGAACGCTGGATAAATGAAAATGGCCTTGAGCAAAGACTTATTGTAACTTATTCGATTAAATACAGAGACTATCAGAGAGAAATTCGCAATTCTCAAATACAGCGTGCACAAAGGATTATTGATACAAACCCAACAAAAATCAATAAATGCAACGCTAACGATTGCAAAAGATTTATTAAGAAAACAAGCATTACTCCTGACGGTGAAATAGCAGGTAAAGAAATCTATAATATTGATTCTGTGCTCATTCAAAGAGAAGAAGCTTTTGATGGTTTTTATGGAGTATGTACAAACCTTGAAGATGATGTATCTGAAATTATCAAGATAAATCTGAGAAGATGGGAAATTGAAGAATGTTTCAGGATTATGAAAAGTGAATTTAAAGCAAGACCAGTGTATTTAAGCAATGATGACAGGATTGAAGCGCATTTTACAACCTGTTTCATATCACTAATTATTTATAGGCTGCTGGAGAAGAGACTCAAAGAGGAATTTACTTGTCACGAGATTATTTCCGCACTAAGAAGTATGGAATTCCTTGAGGTTAAAGGTGAAGGCTATGTTCCAATCTACACAAGAACTGATTTTACTGACGCTTTACATGATGCTTTTAGCTTTCGCACAGATTATCAGATTGTTTCAACAAAAATGATGAAAAAAATTTTTAAAGAGACGAAAAAGTAA
- a CDS encoding stalk domain-containing protein, which translates to MKKKLCFLMIFVLLLSLFPILGLADTPTIQPVKILFNNMPIDKEKSSSIIVNGRTMVSSEFFSDNFGAEVKWEPITQTIIIQGKNVNIKLIIGKKEVVINGENRLIDVEPLLMFDKKMVPLKFVSEALGAQVKWNDETEKVEVITSNVLQKTTSEYNLLRVLAEQTAKFALKTLGNKGDFMVLTNAGYAIIDNKSTSPCLDGITSVIGCTSGNGNLLEIHTADSKPLWFFFYEKNSGNGIFIEMDGIKVARYLNGNIKLNDVKKDPSSFFKIVDKENIASDNLLANPDAWNQKIQKKVFDGYEFAIVTIANIASKGAPAGLIKSALFHDHLCPGVTSGYIIANYLKKEFPLRSPSESYYILAVPPWCKEDALQVILNTTPGKGGMAVIPMNDNNKKNLKPDAQNLAGIYFRYDSVTKKGDGVVLSFDFSKAQGLSGINMNKGFPWESRLKLDIWLLNYLEKPQFFINVIKSFELKPGEVPTDYAQPGVNPLVKLDLIK; encoded by the coding sequence ATGAAAAAGAAACTTTGCTTTTTGATGATTTTTGTTTTGCTGCTTTCTTTATTTCCTATTTTAGGACTTGCTGATACCCCAACAATTCAGCCAGTAAAAATTTTATTTAATAATATGCCTATAGATAAAGAAAAAAGCTCTTCGATTATAGTAAATGGCCGAACAATGGTATCTTCAGAATTTTTTTCTGATAATTTTGGAGCAGAAGTTAAATGGGAACCAATAACACAAACCATAATAATACAAGGTAAAAATGTTAATATAAAATTAATTATTGGGAAAAAAGAAGTAGTAATAAATGGGGAAAATAGACTTATTGATGTTGAACCATTACTTATGTTTGATAAAAAAATGGTTCCTCTAAAGTTTGTGTCAGAAGCATTAGGAGCACAAGTTAAATGGAATGATGAAACGGAAAAGGTTGAAGTTATTACTTCAAATGTTTTACAAAAAACAACAAGTGAATATAATTTATTACGAGTATTAGCTGAACAAACAGCAAAGTTTGCTTTAAAAACCTTAGGAAATAAAGGAGATTTCATGGTGTTAACTAATGCTGGATATGCGATTATAGATAATAAATCTACTTCTCCTTGTCTTGATGGAATAACTTCTGTTATTGGTTGTACTTCAGGAAATGGTAATCTCTTGGAGATACATACGGCTGATAGTAAACCCCTTTGGTTTTTCTTTTATGAAAAAAATAGCGGTAATGGTATTTTTATTGAAATGGATGGAATAAAAGTTGCAAGATATTTAAATGGGAATATAAAGTTAAATGATGTAAAAAAGGATCCATCTTCGTTCTTTAAAATAGTTGATAAAGAAAATATTGCTTCTGATAATTTACTGGCTAATCCTGATGCGTGGAATCAAAAGATACAAAAGAAAGTATTTGATGGATATGAGTTTGCTATAGTTACAATAGCAAATATAGCATCAAAAGGTGCTCCTGCTGGTTTAATTAAGTCGGCACTTTTTCATGATCATTTATGCCCGGGAGTAACCAGTGGCTATATTATAGCTAATTATTTAAAAAAAGAATTTCCGCTTCGTTCTCCAAGTGAAAGTTATTATATTTTAGCTGTTCCACCATGGTGCAAGGAAGACGCTCTCCAGGTAATTTTAAATACTACTCCTGGAAAAGGCGGTATGGCAGTAATTCCTATGAATGATAATAATAAGAAAAATCTAAAACCGGATGCACAAAATTTAGCTGGAATATATTTCCGATATGATAGTGTAACTAAAAAAGGTGATGGTGTTGTGCTGTCATTTGATTTTTCAAAAGCACAAGGGTTAAGTGGTATTAATATGAATAAAGGATTTCCTTGGGAATCACGTTTAAAATTAGATATTTGGCTCCTTAATTATCTTGAAAAACCACAATTTTTCATAAACGTGATTAAATCATTTGAGTTAAAACCGGGTGAGGTACCTACTGATTATGCACAACCAGGAGTAAATCCGCTTGTAAAATTAGACTTAATAAAGTAG
- a CDS encoding flavin reductase family protein, producing the protein MILEPRKREQIMPLPVVLISTIGKDGVRNAAPWSCVMPVLRPLDDIAIASWIKRDTLNNIRETGEFVVNVPTVDMIEAIVISSRDYPPDVDEFEKAGLTPRISQKVKAPGIDGCIAWAECSLVEEISRKNYSIVIGKVMHLEVNDSFFDKDGEMDYEKAKPLSVMLREKGMHFTYPVFTGKEMKYTEMFLSNKDQASAIEEEK; encoded by the coding sequence ATGATACTTGAACCACGTAAGAGAGAACAGATAATGCCGCTTCCGGTTGTACTGATTTCAACTATTGGAAAGGATGGAGTAAGGAATGCTGCTCCATGGTCATGTGTGATGCCGGTATTAAGACCGCTTGACGATATAGCTATTGCATCATGGATTAAACGCGACACATTAAATAATATTCGCGAAACAGGGGAATTTGTAGTCAATGTACCAACTGTAGATATGATTGAAGCTATTGTGATTTCATCACGGGATTATCCTCCGGATGTTGATGAGTTTGAAAAGGCAGGCTTAACGCCACGTATTTCTCAAAAGGTAAAAGCTCCTGGAATTGATGGTTGTATAGCGTGGGCAGAATGCTCATTGGTAGAGGAGATAAGCAGGAAAAATTATTCCATTGTAATCGGCAAGGTAATGCATCTTGAGGTAAACGACTCCTTCTTTGACAAAGATGGAGAAATGGATTATGAAAAGGCAAAGCCTTTATCAGTGATGCTTAGAGAAAAAGGAATGCACTTTACCTATCCAGTTTTTACAGGAAAGGAAATGAAGTATACGGAAATGTTTTTAAGCAATAAAGATCAGGCTTCTGCTATTGAGGAAGAAAAATAA
- a CDS encoding ABC transporter ATP-binding protein has protein sequence MLKAVQLKKVFESGFWQKKSLVAVDGVDLEIGRNETIALVGESGSGKTTLGKMLLLLLESTEGQIFLDGVELTKVKKRELQNIRKDLQLIPQHPEVSFDPRWKVYDSIVEPMRIHRVVKSRADEKKKVFELLNMVGLKEDHLDRYPHELSGGELQRVMIARVLSLNPKIIVADEPTSMLDVSVQAQILNLLMNLQKKFDLSIIFITHDLEVARKVSNRIAIMYAGQIIEMAEPNELFNNPLHPYTQFLIESAELTSNLYTFDIEDDSNSIIEGCRYYARCPIRKNSCKEQLPELLNINSRHKVRCLCTYLKEGGILI, from the coding sequence ATGCTTAAAGCTGTACAGTTAAAAAAGGTGTTTGAAAGTGGATTTTGGCAAAAAAAATCTTTGGTTGCTGTTGATGGTGTAGATTTGGAAATCGGCAGAAATGAGACTATAGCATTAGTGGGTGAGTCGGGCTCAGGGAAGACAACCTTGGGCAAGATGTTGCTTCTATTGCTTGAATCTACTGAAGGTCAGATATTTCTTGATGGAGTTGAGCTTACAAAGGTAAAAAAAAGAGAACTCCAAAACATTAGAAAAGACCTGCAATTAATACCACAGCATCCAGAAGTATCATTTGATCCGCGATGGAAGGTTTATGATAGTATAGTTGAACCGATGAGGATACACCGAGTGGTAAAAAGCAGGGCAGATGAAAAGAAAAAGGTTTTTGAACTATTGAATATGGTAGGCTTGAAAGAGGATCATTTGGACAGGTATCCACATGAGCTGAGCGGTGGGGAGCTTCAAAGAGTAATGATTGCAAGAGTTCTATCTTTGAATCCTAAAATCATCGTTGCGGATGAACCCACATCTATGCTGGATGTGTCTGTTCAGGCACAGATACTGAATCTGCTGATGAACTTACAAAAAAAATTTGATCTTTCTATCATCTTTATTACTCATGACTTGGAGGTTGCAAGAAAAGTGAGTAATCGTATTGCCATCATGTATGCCGGGCAGATAATAGAGATGGCTGAACCCAATGAACTATTTAACAACCCATTACACCCATATACACAATTTCTCATTGAATCGGCAGAACTGACGAGCAATTTATACACCTTCGATATAGAAGATGATAGCAATTCTATTATAGAAGGTTGCCGATATTACGCTCGTTGCCCCATAAGGAAAAATTCCTGCAAAGAGCAATTGCCCGAGCTACTTAATATTAACTCAAGACATAAGGTGAGGTGCCTATGTACTTATTTAAAAGAAGGGGGAATTTTAATATGA
- a CDS encoding ABC transporter ATP-binding protein — MSQQTILRINDLHIIFDLGNSSVKAVDGVNFEILEGETIGIIGESGSGKSILGLSILRLLPSNAKIKGETWFADKNLTYYSEEDMRKIRGKEIAWIPQNPSASFNPVLKIGFQIAEPMVLHMSLDKIQARKKVVELLQLFGIQPAEERVDQYPYQYSGGMRQRAMVAMGTSTKPKLLIADEPTKGLDNFRKKQVAFMFRKVKDDNKDLSILLITHDLSFAQALCDRIAVMYCGQIIEINLSEMFFKEPLHPYGKALLESLPARGMKSIPGEIPSMINPPSGCRFHPRCKEAMDKCKDMEPPLLKINGSMVRCWHYA, encoded by the coding sequence ATGAGTCAGCAAACTATTCTAAGAATAAATGATTTGCACATTATATTCGATCTGGGTAATTCGTCAGTCAAGGCGGTTGACGGAGTAAATTTCGAAATTTTAGAAGGTGAAACTATAGGGATAATTGGGGAGAGCGGTTCTGGCAAATCTATACTCGGGTTATCCATCTTAAGATTGCTTCCATCAAATGCAAAAATCAAAGGAGAGACATGGTTTGCAGATAAGAATTTGACCTATTATTCAGAGGAAGACATGAGAAAAATTCGAGGTAAAGAGATAGCTTGGATTCCTCAAAATCCTTCAGCGTCTTTTAATCCGGTCCTTAAAATAGGTTTCCAGATAGCAGAACCGATGGTTTTGCATATGTCTCTTGATAAAATTCAGGCACGGAAAAAAGTGGTGGAATTATTGCAATTATTTGGCATCCAACCTGCAGAGGAGCGGGTAGATCAATATCCATACCAGTATAGCGGCGGGATGAGGCAAAGAGCTATGGTAGCCATGGGTACTTCCACTAAACCAAAGCTGTTGATTGCTGATGAGCCAACAAAGGGTTTGGATAACTTTCGAAAAAAACAGGTAGCCTTTATGTTCAGGAAGGTAAAGGATGACAACAAAGACCTTTCCATTCTATTAATTACACATGATTTATCTTTTGCCCAAGCCTTATGTGACCGTATTGCTGTTATGTACTGTGGGCAGATTATAGAAATAAATTTGTCAGAGATGTTTTTCAAAGAGCCACTACACCCCTATGGGAAAGCACTGCTTGAATCTCTACCAGCGAGGGGAATGAAAAGTATACCGGGGGAAATTCCCAGTATGATCAATCCCCCAAGTGGATGTCGTTTTCATCCTCGCTGTAAAGAGGCCATGGATAAGTGTAAAGATATGGAACCACCATTATTAAAAATAAATGGATCGATGGTGAGGTGCTGGCATTATGCTTAA